In Zingiber officinale cultivar Zhangliang chromosome 1A, Zo_v1.1, whole genome shotgun sequence, a genomic segment contains:
- the LOC122038463 gene encoding probable 26S proteasome non-ATPase regulatory subunit 3 produces MTADVEMKEVQTLSNSVVPAAAPSALQHLKEIAALIETGAQAKEVRRIVRAIRLTMMLRRKLKAPVVSAFLGHVLTAGSEAFAKLSSFLPKENENDMEVDTTASSVQTTAKHSLPDIEVYCYLLVLIFLIDQKRYDEAKACSSASIARLRNINRRTVDVIAARLYFYYSFAYELTNSLAEIRGTLLGLHRMATLRRDELGQETLLNLLLRNYLHYNLYDQAEKLRSKAPRFEAHSNQQFCRYLFYLGKIRTIQLEYTDAKESLLQAARKAPVSARGFRIQCSKWAIIVRLLLGEIPDRTVFMQKGMEKALSPYFELTNAVRIGDLELFRTVAEKFSRTFSSDKTHNLIVRLRHNVIRTGLRNISISYSRISLADVARKLRLDSHNPVADAESIVAKAIRDGAIDATIDHADGWMVSKETGDVYSTNEPQIAFNSRIAFCLNMHNEAVRALRFPPNSNKEKESEEKRRERQQQEQELAKHIAEEDDDDF; encoded by the exons ATGACTGCAGATGTCGAGATGAAGGAGGTTCAGACGCTGTCTAATTCTGTCGTACCTGCCGCTGCTCCTTCCGCTCTTCAAC ATTTGAAGGAGATCGCTGCCCTAATTGAGACTGGTGCGCAGGCCAAAGAGGTTAGGCGTATCGTGCGGGCCATACGTCTTACGATGATGCTTCGCAGGAAGCTGAAGGCGCCggtggtgtctgcttttcttggTCATGTCCTAACTGCGGGGTCAGAAGCTTTTGCTAAGCTATCTTCGTTTCTCCCTAAG GAAAATGAGAATGACATGGAGGTGGATACAACAGCTTCATCAGTCCAAACTACTGCCAAGCATTCTCTTCCAGACATAGAAGTTTATTGTTACTTGTTAGTTCTCATATTTCTGATTGATCAAAAGAGATATGATGAG GCTAAAGCATGTTCTTCTGCAAGCATTGCTCGACTAAGGAACATCAACCGAAGAACTGTGGATGTTATAGCTGCCCGTCTGTACTTCTATTATTCATTCGCTTATGAACTCACCAATAGCCTTGCTGAAATTCGTGG GACCCTTCTTGGTTTGCATAGGATGGCTACCTTACGACGAGATGAATTGGGTCAG GAAACCCTTCTGAATCTTCTACTTCGCAATTATCTCCATTACAATTTGTATGATCAGGCAGAGAAGCTGAGGTCAAAAGCACCACGTTTTGAAGCACACTCAAATCAACAG TTCTGCCGTTATCTGTTCTACCTTGGAAAGATACGGACAATTCAGTTGGAGTACACAGATGCCAAAGAGAGTCTCTTGCAAGCTGCTAGGAAAGCACCAGTCTCTGCTCGTGGCTTTCGAATCCAGTGCAGCAAGTGGGCTATTATTGTCCGCTTGCTGCTTGGTGAGATCCCTGATAGGACTGTTTTCATGCAGAAAGGCATGGAAAAGGCattgtctccatattttgagctTACTAAT GCTGTTCGAATTGGAGATTTGGAGCTATTTCGAACTGTTGCAGAGAAGTTTTCCAGGACTTTCAGTTCAGACAAGACTCACAATCTAATTGTCCGATTACGCCACAATGTTATACGGACTGGATTACGCAATATTAGCATATCATACTCCCGGATTTCCCTTGCTGATGTAGCAAGAAAGCTGAGATTGGACTCCCATAACCCTGTGGCTGATGCGGAGAGCATTGTGGCCAAAGCCATTAGAGATGGGGCAATAGATGCAACCATAGATCATGCTGATGGATGGATGGTATCCAAGGAAACTGGGGATGTCTACTCAACCAACGAACCCCAGATTGCATTCAATTCCAGGATCGCCTTCTGCCTCAATATGCACAACGAAGCTGTGAGAGCTCTGAGGTTCCCGCCAAACTCCAACAAGGAAAAGGAAAGTGAAGAGAAGAGACGGGAGAGGCAGCAGCAAGAGCAGGAGCTTGCTAAGCACATAGCCGAGGAGGATGATGATGATTTCTAA